A genomic region of Hippoglossus hippoglossus isolate fHipHip1 chromosome 8, fHipHip1.pri, whole genome shotgun sequence contains the following coding sequences:
- the LOC117765811 gene encoding ubiquitin carboxyl-terminal hydrolase 22 isoform X2 — translation MSPAGCSHVNGYKVDNWKQNLRVIYQCFVWSGTAETRRRKAKSCICHMCGAHLNRLHSCLYCVFFGCFTKKHIHEHAKNKRHNLAIDLLYGGIYCFVCQDYIYDKDMEQIAKEEQRKAWKLQGIGEKYTTWEPTKRELELLRHNPKRRKITTNCTIGLRGLINLGNTCFMNCIVQALTHTPLLRDFFLSDRHKCEMQSNSCLVCEMSQLFQEFYSGHRSPHIPFRLLHLVWTHARHLAGYEQQDAHEFLIAALDVLHRHCKGDTIRDDNGKKANNPNHCNCIIDQIFTGGLQSDVTCQVCHGVSTTIDPFWDISLDLPGSSTPFWPLSPGGDGSTVNGESHLSGSTTLTDCLRRFTRPEHLGSSAKIKCGGCHSYQESTKQLTMKKLPIVACFHLKRFEHSAKLRRKITTYVSFPLELDMTPFMASSKESRMNGQYQQTVDVLNNDNKYSLFAVVNHQGTLESGHYTSFIRQHKDQWFKCDDAIITKASIKDVLDSEGYLLFYHKQFLEYE, via the exons GCCAAGTCGTGTATCTGTCACATGTGTGGCGCCCACCTGAACCGACTCCACTCTTGTCTCTACTGTGTCTTTTTCGGCTGTTTTACAAAGAAACACATCCACGAGCACGCAAAGAACAAGAGACACAATCTAG CGATAGACTTATTATACGGTGGAatatattgttttgtgtgtcaaGACTACATATACGACAAAGACATGGAGCAGATTGCcaaagaggaacagaggaaagCGTGGAAATTGCAAG GCATAGGGGagaaatacacaacatgggAGCCGACCAAGAGGGAGCTAGAACTATTACGACACAATCCTAAGCGGAGGAAAATCACTACAAACTGTACCATAG GTTTACGAGGGTTAATAAACCTGGGCAACACATGTTTCATGAACTGTATTGTTCAGGCCCTAACACACACGCCGCTGCTGCGAGACTTCTTCCTCTCCGACAGACACAAGTGCGAGATGCAATCAAACTCCTGTCTGGTGTGTGAGATGTCGCAGCTCTTTCAGGAG TTCTACTCGGGCCACCGTTCACCCCACATTCCCTTCCGGCTGCTGCACCTGGTGTGGACTCACGCACGTCATCTCGCAGGCTACGAGCAACAAGACGCCCACGAGTTCCTCATCGCAGCGCTGGACGTTCTACACAGGCACTGCAAAGGGGACACTATCC GAGACGACAATGGGAAGAAGGCCAACAACCCAAACCACTGTAACTGCATCATTGACCAAATCTTCACTGGTGGCCTGCAATCAGATGTTACTTGTCAAGTTTGCCA TGGTGTTTCCACGACGATAGATCCATTCTGGGACATTAGCCTGGACCTGCCCGGCTCATCCACGCCTTTCTGGCCCCTCAGTCCGGGAGGGGATGGCAGCACAGTCAATGGAGAGAGCCACCTTTCAGGGTCCACCACACTCACAGACTGCCTACGCAG atttACGCGGCCTGAACATCTAGGAAGCAGTGCCAAAATCAAGTGTGGCGGTTGCCATAGTTACCAGGAATCCACCAAACAGCTGACAATGAAGAAGCTCCCCATCGTAGCGTGTTTCCATCTCAAA CGGTTTGAGCACTCTGCTAAACTGCGGAGGAAGATCACTACATACGTTTCCTTCCCTCTAGAGTTGGATATGACGCCTTTCATGGCATCAAG TAAAGAGAGCAGAATGAACGGGCAGTATCAACAGACGGTTGATGTATTAAACAACGACAATAA GTATTCCTTGTTTGCGGTGGTCAACCACCAAGGCACATTAGAGAGTGGCCACTACACCAGCTTCATCCGCCAGCACAAGGACCAGTGGTTCAAATGTGATGATGCCATAATCACCAAGGCCAGCATTAAGGATGTACTCGACAGCGAAGG GTATCTCTTATTCTACCATAAACAGTTCCTGGAGTACGAGTAG
- the LOC117765811 gene encoding ubiquitin carboxyl-terminal hydrolase 22 isoform X1 gives MSPAGCSHVNGYKVDNWKQNLRVIYQCFVWSGTAETRRRKVRQSDAGWTELAKSCICHMCGAHLNRLHSCLYCVFFGCFTKKHIHEHAKNKRHNLAIDLLYGGIYCFVCQDYIYDKDMEQIAKEEQRKAWKLQGIGEKYTTWEPTKRELELLRHNPKRRKITTNCTIGLRGLINLGNTCFMNCIVQALTHTPLLRDFFLSDRHKCEMQSNSCLVCEMSQLFQEFYSGHRSPHIPFRLLHLVWTHARHLAGYEQQDAHEFLIAALDVLHRHCKGDTIRDDNGKKANNPNHCNCIIDQIFTGGLQSDVTCQVCHGVSTTIDPFWDISLDLPGSSTPFWPLSPGGDGSTVNGESHLSGSTTLTDCLRRFTRPEHLGSSAKIKCGGCHSYQESTKQLTMKKLPIVACFHLKRFEHSAKLRRKITTYVSFPLELDMTPFMASSKESRMNGQYQQTVDVLNNDNKYSLFAVVNHQGTLESGHYTSFIRQHKDQWFKCDDAIITKASIKDVLDSEGYLLFYHKQFLEYE, from the exons GCCAAGTCGTGTATCTGTCACATGTGTGGCGCCCACCTGAACCGACTCCACTCTTGTCTCTACTGTGTCTTTTTCGGCTGTTTTACAAAGAAACACATCCACGAGCACGCAAAGAACAAGAGACACAATCTAG CGATAGACTTATTATACGGTGGAatatattgttttgtgtgtcaaGACTACATATACGACAAAGACATGGAGCAGATTGCcaaagaggaacagaggaaagCGTGGAAATTGCAAG GCATAGGGGagaaatacacaacatgggAGCCGACCAAGAGGGAGCTAGAACTATTACGACACAATCCTAAGCGGAGGAAAATCACTACAAACTGTACCATAG GTTTACGAGGGTTAATAAACCTGGGCAACACATGTTTCATGAACTGTATTGTTCAGGCCCTAACACACACGCCGCTGCTGCGAGACTTCTTCCTCTCCGACAGACACAAGTGCGAGATGCAATCAAACTCCTGTCTGGTGTGTGAGATGTCGCAGCTCTTTCAGGAG TTCTACTCGGGCCACCGTTCACCCCACATTCCCTTCCGGCTGCTGCACCTGGTGTGGACTCACGCACGTCATCTCGCAGGCTACGAGCAACAAGACGCCCACGAGTTCCTCATCGCAGCGCTGGACGTTCTACACAGGCACTGCAAAGGGGACACTATCC GAGACGACAATGGGAAGAAGGCCAACAACCCAAACCACTGTAACTGCATCATTGACCAAATCTTCACTGGTGGCCTGCAATCAGATGTTACTTGTCAAGTTTGCCA TGGTGTTTCCACGACGATAGATCCATTCTGGGACATTAGCCTGGACCTGCCCGGCTCATCCACGCCTTTCTGGCCCCTCAGTCCGGGAGGGGATGGCAGCACAGTCAATGGAGAGAGCCACCTTTCAGGGTCCACCACACTCACAGACTGCCTACGCAG atttACGCGGCCTGAACATCTAGGAAGCAGTGCCAAAATCAAGTGTGGCGGTTGCCATAGTTACCAGGAATCCACCAAACAGCTGACAATGAAGAAGCTCCCCATCGTAGCGTGTTTCCATCTCAAA CGGTTTGAGCACTCTGCTAAACTGCGGAGGAAGATCACTACATACGTTTCCTTCCCTCTAGAGTTGGATATGACGCCTTTCATGGCATCAAG TAAAGAGAGCAGAATGAACGGGCAGTATCAACAGACGGTTGATGTATTAAACAACGACAATAA GTATTCCTTGTTTGCGGTGGTCAACCACCAAGGCACATTAGAGAGTGGCCACTACACCAGCTTCATCCGCCAGCACAAGGACCAGTGGTTCAAATGTGATGATGCCATAATCACCAAGGCCAGCATTAAGGATGTACTCGACAGCGAAGG GTATCTCTTATTCTACCATAAACAGTTCCTGGAGTACGAGTAG